DNA sequence from the Atribacteraceae bacterium genome:
GCGGGCTTTTATCCAACTAGCCCCCTTTTTTACAAAAACGACTAGGCCGGCTCCCGGGATCGATCCTCTGGCGTACATCCATCCCACGGCTAACATTGCGGCCGGAGTTCATGTCGGTGCTTTTGTGTACGTTGGCGCCGGGACGTTCATAGGCCGGGATACCTGCTTGTTTCCCCAGATCTATATCGGAGAAAACGTGACCATCGGTTCCGACTGTATTCTCTATCCCCATGTGGTGATTCGGGAAGGTTGCCGGTTGGGGGACCGAGTCGTCCTGCATCCTGGGGTGATTATCGGGGGAGATGGTTTCGGATATGAAGCGGAAGAAGGGGGAATGGTTAAAATTCCTCACCTGGGGACGGTTGAAATCGGGAACGACGTTGAAATCGGTGCCAACGCAACGGTCGATCGGGGAACCATCGGGTCTACCCGGATCGATACAGGAACCAAACTGGATAACCTGGTCATGGTGGCTCATAACGTGAACATTGGGAAGCACGTGGTCATTGCCGCGCAAAGCGGGCTGGCCGGCAGTGCCCGGGTCGGAGACCATACCTTGCTGGGTGGTCAGTCCGGGGTCGTTGACCATATTAACGTAGGACGTTCCGTCAAGATTGCAGGCCGGGCT
Encoded proteins:
- the lpxD gene encoding UDP-3-O-(3-hydroxymyristoyl)glucosamine N-acyltransferase; this encodes MQLREIVNITGGRLAGDPAFHVYRLSVPENAGSHDLVFVFDTKALADISRSRALAVVSRADHRISGKYMLFVDNPRRAFIQLAPFFTKTTRPAPGIDPLAYIHPTANIAAGVHVGAFVYVGAGTFIGRDTCLFPQIYIGENVTIGSDCILYPHVVIREGCRLGDRVVLHPGVIIGGDGFGYEAEEGGMVKIPHLGTVEIGNDVEIGANATVDRGTIGSTRIDTGTKLDNLVMVAHNVNIGKHVVIAAQSGLAGSARVGDHTLLGGQSGVVDHINVGRSVKIAGRAVVTSDIPDHSFISGFPAQDHRLELRERAQARRLPTLWTRIKELEKAVFGKEKPGRRNGHSNVP